From Candidatus Woesearchaeota archaeon, a single genomic window includes:
- a CDS encoding nitroreductase family protein, giving the protein MRDKINKLLGRKSNYYDDEIKQMTQEEELKFLRKENSKLKKKACEQGIQKFKTRRSIRKFSEKPVDFKLICDVVEAGMNAPCAGNVQNYKIIIVENSKKRIECGKIAIQQYWLSQAPYLLVVVRDDSELSALYPMRGELYSIQNVAAVIENVLMAAHFQDLGACWVEAGDNEVLKESLGVPMDKKIDAIIPIGYPLENPQVPKLETMEMLFYEKWGERHR; this is encoded by the coding sequence ATGAGAGATAAAATAAATAAACTTCTTGGAAGAAAGTCAAATTATTATGATGATGAGATTAAGCAAATGACTCAAGAGGAAGAATTAAAATTTTTAAGAAAGGAAAATTCTAAACTAAAAAAGAAAGCTTGTGAGCAAGGAATTCAAAAATTCAAAACAAGAAGGAGTATTAGAAAATTCTCAGAAAAACCAGTTGATTTCAAATTAATTTGTGATGTAGTTGAAGCTGGAATGAATGCACCTTGTGCAGGTAATGTTCAAAATTATAAAATTATAATTGTGGAAAATTCAAAAAAGAGAATTGAATGTGGTAAAATTGCGATTCAACAATACTGGTTATCTCAAGCGCCATATTTATTAGTAGTTGTAAGAGATGACTCAGAACTCTCTGCACTTTATCCGATGAGAGGTGAATTATATTCTATTCAAAATGTTGCAGCAGTAATTGAAAATGTTTTAATGGCGGCTCACTTTCAGGACTTGGGAGCGTGTTGGGTTGAAGCAGGAGATAATGAAGTATTAAAAGAATCTTTAGGTGTCCCAATGGATAAGAAAATAGATGCAATAATTCCTATAGGTTATCCTCTAGAGAATCCTCAAGTTCCAAAACTTGAAACAATGGAAATGTTATTTTATGAGAAATGGGGAGAAAGGCATAGATAG
- the gyrA gene encoding DNA gyrase subunit A, producing MDNKELRTKSVFIENEMKDAYLSYAMSVIVGRALPDVRDGLKPVHRRIMYAMFREGLLPNKKFSKSAGVVGEVLKKYHPHGDSSVYDAMVRMAQDWNLRYPLVQGQGNFGSIDGDNAAAYRYTEAKMSKIAEKLMDDIDKETVTWVPNFDGTVNEPAVLPSSFPNLLVNGSSGIAVGMATNIPPHNLGEVIDAAVDFIDNPEQSIEEIVRKGIIKAPDFPTGALILDNVSVKDFYLRGQGSITMKAVCSVEELAKGKSAIIIEEIPYQVNKVNLINQIVELVKTGRVKDISDIRDESNKKGIRVFIEIKKDIDPNIVLNQLYKFSSLRTNFSAKMLAIVNGVPTVLNLKEYLHNFIAFRKEIVVNRTKFDLKKSEERLHIIEGLKIALDNIDDIIILIKKSKSGAEAKEGLMNTYSFSELQAQAILDMRLQKLTGLEMEKIRAEYNAILELIKGFKFILETVSEQYKIIRTELLEVKDKYNNERYSKLIRDESIMSIEDLIQDEDFVVMITQNDYIKKVPLEDYRSQKRGGKGSNAHIKDEDMIKNLFVANSKDNVLIFTNDGNINWMKAYEVPTIAGQSKGRPIVNYIDLRGKKIASVANVPDLKEGYLIFLTKKGIIKKTEMKNFAKPRAGGIKAINLDEGDTVLNVIYTKSHEEDIICESNVGLAIRFKQSDLSVLGRVARGVKAMNLRGEEEVIGIELAHPGKTMFTISEAGFGKRTLISEYPTIKRAGRGVIDIKTDARNGKVITMKAVGEEDEVLIVTKHGKIIRTPISDVRIIGRNTKGVKIVNLHGDDRIERVEKIISEDSVEIDDLK from the coding sequence ATGGATAATAAGGAACTAAGAACAAAAAGTGTTTTTATTGAAAATGAAATGAAAGATGCCTATCTTTCATATGCTATGAGTGTTATTGTTGGAAGAGCTCTTCCTGATGTTCGTGACGGATTAAAGCCTGTACATAGAAGAATTATGTATGCAATGTTTAGAGAAGGATTATTACCAAATAAGAAATTCTCTAAATCAGCCGGAGTAGTTGGAGAGGTATTAAAGAAGTATCATCCGCATGGAGATAGTAGTGTTTATGATGCTATGGTTAGAATGGCTCAAGACTGGAACTTAAGATATCCTCTTGTTCAAGGTCAAGGAAACTTTGGTTCTATTGATGGTGATAACGCAGCAGCTTATAGGTATACTGAAGCTAAGATGTCAAAGATTGCAGAGAAACTTATGGATGATATTGATAAGGAAACTGTTACATGGGTTCCTAATTTTGATGGTACTGTTAATGAACCTGCAGTACTACCTTCATCATTTCCTAATCTTTTAGTTAATGGTTCTTCAGGTATTGCTGTTGGTATGGCAACAAATATTCCTCCACATAATCTTGGAGAAGTTATTGATGCTGCAGTTGACTTTATTGATAATCCAGAACAAAGTATTGAAGAAATTGTTAGAAAAGGAATTATTAAAGCGCCAGATTTTCCTACAGGTGCATTGATACTAGATAATGTCTCTGTTAAAGATTTTTATTTGAGAGGTCAAGGTTCAATTACTATGAAAGCCGTGTGTTCTGTTGAAGAACTTGCTAAAGGAAAGAGTGCAATTATTATTGAAGAAATTCCTTATCAAGTAAATAAAGTTAATTTAATTAATCAAATAGTAGAATTAGTAAAAACTGGAAGAGTTAAAGACATTTCAGATATTAGAGATGAGAGTAATAAGAAAGGAATTAGAGTTTTCATTGAGATTAAAAAAGATATTGATCCAAATATTGTTTTGAATCAATTGTATAAATTTAGTTCACTTAGAACAAACTTTAGTGCCAAGATGCTTGCAATTGTAAATGGAGTTCCAACTGTTTTAAATTTGAAAGAGTATCTACACAATTTTATTGCATTTAGAAAAGAGATTGTAGTTAATAGAACTAAATTTGATTTGAAAAAATCTGAAGAAAGATTACATATTATTGAAGGTCTAAAAATTGCACTAGATAATATCGATGATATTATTATATTAATTAAAAAATCTAAATCTGGAGCTGAAGCAAAAGAAGGACTTATGAACACATATTCATTTAGTGAACTTCAAGCTCAAGCAATTCTTGATATGAGATTACAAAAACTAACTGGTCTTGAGATGGAAAAGATTAGAGCAGAATATAATGCAATACTAGAATTAATTAAAGGATTCAAATTTATTTTAGAGACTGTTTCAGAACAATATAAAATTATTAGAACTGAATTATTAGAAGTTAAAGATAAATACAATAATGAGAGATATTCTAAATTAATTAGAGATGAGAGTATTATGTCAATTGAAGACCTAATTCAAGATGAAGATTTTGTTGTAATGATTACTCAAAATGATTACATTAAGAAAGTACCCCTAGAAGATTATAGAAGTCAGAAGAGAGGAGGAAAAGGTTCTAATGCTCACATCAAAGATGAAGATATGATTAAGAATTTATTCGTTGCTAATTCAAAAGATAATGTTCTAATCTTTACTAATGATGGAAATATTAATTGGATGAAAGCTTATGAAGTTCCAACTATTGCAGGACAGAGTAAAGGAAGACCAATTGTTAACTACATTGACCTAAGAGGAAAGAAGATTGCAAGTGTTGCAAATGTTCCTGACTTAAAAGAAGGATACTTGATTTTCCTAACTAAGAAAGGTATTATTAAAAAGACTGAAATGAAGAACTTTGCAAAACCAAGAGCTGGTGGAATCAAAGCAATTAATTTAGATGAAGGAGACACTGTTCTAAATGTTATTTATACAAAATCACATGAAGAAGATATTATTTGTGAGAGTAATGTAGGTCTTGCGATTAGATTTAAACAATCTGATCTTTCAGTTTTAGGAAGAGTTGCTAGAGGAGTTAAAGCAATGAATCTAAGAGGAGAAGAAGAAGTTATTGGAATCGAGCTTGCTCACCCAGGAAAGACCATGTTTACAATCAGTGAGGCAGGTTTTGGAAAGAGAACATTGATTTCAGAGTATCCCACTATTAAAAGAGCTGGAAGAGGAGTTATTGATATTAAGACTGATGCAAGGAATGGAAAAGTTATTACCATGAAAGCAGTTGGTGAAGAAGATGAAGTATTAATTGTTACAAAACATGGAAAGATTATTAGAACTCCAATTAGTGATGTAAGAATTATCGGAAGAAATACTAAAGGTGTTAAAATTGTAAATCTTCATGGTGATGATAGAATTGAGAGAGTTGAGAAAATCATTAGTGAAGATTCAGTAGAAATTGATGATTTGAAATAA